In one Oryzias latipes chromosome 13, ASM223467v1 genomic region, the following are encoded:
- the LOC110014212 gene encoding scavenger receptor cysteine-rich type 1 protein M130-like: protein MGSQTLEITCLDSVRLENGSSRCSGRLEVKSNNSWSSVCEDDFDLLDAEVVCRELGCGAPSVLQGALYGEAEAPKWNKEFLCEGHESSLLDCNHARLERSFSSDKVVDLTCTGGGGATALNWYQL from the exons ATGGGCAGCCAGACGTTGGAAATCACCTGCTTAG ACTCTGTCAGGCTGGAGAACGGATCCAGTCGGTGTTCAGGCAGGCTGGAGGTGAAGTCCAACAACTCGTGGTCCTCCGTGTGTGaagatgactttgacctgctggatgcagaggtggtctgtagggagctgggctgtggggctccttcagtcctccagggggcgctctatggagaagcagaggctCCAAAGTGGAACAAAGAGTTTCTCTGTGAAGGTCATGAGTCTTCTCTCCTGGACTGCAACCACGCCAGACTAGAGAGAAGCTTCTCATCGGACAAAGTTGTTGACCTCACCTGtacaggtggaggaggagccaCAGCTTTAAACTGGTATCAGCTGTAA
- the LOC110016278 gene encoding deleted in malignant brain tumors 1 protein-like, translated as MNMKNLADVCRRLDCGSLVSARETRDNLNITCSDSVRLEDGSSRCSGRLEVKSNNWWSSVCEDDFDLLDAEVVCRELGCGAPSVLQGALYGEAEAPILSREFLCEGHESVLLDCGSSWRKTKACPPDKAVGLTCSDSVRLENGSSRCSGRLEVKSNNSWSSVCEDDFDLLDAEVVCRELGCGAPSVLQGALYGEAEAPFLTREFLCEGHESVLLDCGSSWRKTKACPPDKAVGLTCSDPDTVRLMGSSRCSGELQVKIGREWRAVDARMFQRTETTLASVCKNLKYSVRLENGSSRCSGRLEVQSNNSWSSVCEDDFDLLDAEVVCRELGCGAPSVLQGALYAEAPILSREFLCEGHESFYCETDRIESLFW; from the exons ATGAACATGAAGAATCTAGCCGATGTTTGCAGGAGACTGGATTGTGGTTCTCTGGTGTCAGCCAGAGAAACAAGAGACAATTTGAACATAACTTGTTCAG ACTCTGTCAGGCTGGAGGACGGATCCAGTCGGTGTTCAGGCAGGCTGGAGGTGAAGTCCAACAACTGGTGGTCCTCCGTGTGTGaagatgactttgacctgctggATGCAGAGGTGGTCTGTAGGGAGCTGGGCTGTGGGGCTCCTTCAGTCCTCCAGGGGGCGCTCTATGGAGAAGCAGAAGCTCCCATATTGAGCAGAGAGTTTCTCTGTGAAGGTCATGAGTCTGTTCTTCTGGACTGTGGAAGCtcatggaggaaaacaaaagcctgTCCACCTGACAAAGCTGTTGGACTCACCTGCTCAG ACTCTGTCAGGCTGGAGAACGGATCCAGTCGGTGTTCAGGCAGGCTGGAGGTGAAGTCCAACAACTCGTGGTCCTCCGTGTGTGaagatgactttgacctgctggATGCAGAGGTGGTCTGTAGGGAGCTGGGCTGTGGGGCTCCTTCAGTCCTCCAGGGGGCGCTCTATGGAGAAGCAGAAGCTCCGTTTTTGACCAGAGAGTTTCTCTGTGAAGGTCATGAGTCTGTTCTTCTGGACTGTGGAAGCtcatggaggaaaacaaaagcctgTCCACCTGACAAAGCTGTTGGACTCACCTGCTCAG ATCCTGATACTGTGAGACTGATGGGATCGAGTCGTTGTTCTGGTGAACTCCAGGTGAAAATCGGAAGAGAATGGAGAGCTGTTGATGCCCGGATGTTTCAAAGAACAGAAACAACATTAGCATCTGTGTGCAAGAACCTGAAGT ACTCTGTCAGGCTGGAGAACGGATCCAGTCGGTGTTCAGGCAGGCTGGAGGTGCAGTCCAACAACTCGTGGTCCTCCGTGTGTGaagatgactttgacctgctggATGCAGAGGTGGTCTGTAGGGAGCTGGGCTGTGGGGCTCCTTCAGTCCTCCAGGGGGCGCTCTATGCAGAAGCTCCCATATTGAGCAGAGAGTTTCTCTGTGAAGGTCATGA ATCCTTCTACTGTGAGACTGATAGGATCGAGTCGTTGTTCTGGTGA